DNA sequence from the Dethiosulfovibrio faecalis genome:
TATCCTCTATCGGGGTTTCTCTGGCCATAAGAAACTTCGGCAAACACTACATCCCGATCGACGTGCTGAAGAAGTTGCCGCTTAAATCGCTGAAGATCTACCCGGAGATGACGAAAAGAGACCGAACGGAGGAAGAGCTGTCCTATTTCGCCCTGAAAACCATGATCGGCCTGGGTGAAAAGCTGAGTCTGGACACTGTAGCGACGGGGATAGACACGGAGGAACAGCTGGATTTCGTCAGAAAAGCCGGGGCGTCCGCCGCGGCAGGAACCGCTCTAGGCTAGTGATAGGCGTTCTTGACAGGGAAAGATGAGATGTTATAGTTAGTAAAGGATAAAATCATACCAAGGGAGGCGGAATTATGGCAGGGTATTTCGAACCCTATGAAGCGCTTGACGACAAAACCAGAGAGATCTCTCGTGCTATCAGCAGCCTGAGAGAGGAACTGGAAGCTGTTGACTACTACAACCAGAGGGTGGCGACGTCCACCGACGCTCAACTGAAGGCCATAATGGCCCATAACAGAGACGAGGAAATAGAACACGCCTGTATGACCATCGAGTGGCTGCGCCGCAACATGGACAAATGGGACGCTGAACTGAGAGATTACCTCTTCACCGAAGCCGAGATACTCTCTCTGGAGGACGGCGGGGACGCCGATTCCAGTGGAACATCGGCCGGAGGATCGGACCTCGGCCTCGGCAAGCTTAGCTGACGAATAAGGAGGAACAGACATGGACCTTTTGAGAAGATCTTTGGCTCCTATCACTCAGGAAGCCTGGGACGCTATAGACGAACAGGCAAGGGACGTCCTCAAGGGCTGCCTCTCGGCCAGAAGGGTCGTTGACGTCAAGGGTCCCTTCGGCTGGGATTACCACGGCTGGCCTATGGGGAGATTGGACGTCTCCGATTCCCCTTTCGTGGAGGGAGCAAGCCATGGAGTAAGGAGAATTCAGCCTCTGGTAGAGGTCAGGGTTCCCTTCTCCATGAGCCGCTGGGATCTGGACGATATCAGCAGAGGCAGCGAGACCACCGATATGGGGCCCCTTGAGGAAGCGGCCAGAAAGATCGCCCTCTTCGAGGAGAAGGCGATCTACACCGGAATGGACTCCGGCTGCATACTGGGGATGGAGAACTCCTCCGAAAACGGAGCTGTAAAGGTATCCTCCGACGACGACGGAGCCATACAGGCCATCGCCGACGCCGTAATGACCCTGAAAGCCAGCTCGGTAGAGGG
Encoded proteins:
- a CDS encoding ferritin-like domain-containing protein, which codes for MAGYFEPYEALDDKTREISRAISSLREELEAVDYYNQRVATSTDAQLKAIMAHNRDEEIEHACMTIEWLRRNMDKWDAELRDYLFTEAEILSLEDGGDADSSGTSAGGSDLGLGKLS
- a CDS encoding family 1 encapsulin nanocompartment shell protein, with amino-acid sequence MDLLRRSLAPITQEAWDAIDEQARDVLKGCLSARRVVDVKGPFGWDYHGWPMGRLDVSDSPFVEGASHGVRRIQPLVEVRVPFSMSRWDLDDISRGSETTDMGPLEEAARKIALFEEKAIYTGMDSGCILGMENSSENGAVKVSSDDDGAIQAIADAVMTLKASSVEGPYVLIAQKELWKRIATLSKGYPLRKRIESMVDEVVLSPMVDRSFVISKRGGDMDLVLGQDLSIGYSGSSNGMVELFLTESFTFFVPGPEAIVPLSL